Proteins from a single region of Arctopsyche grandis isolate Sample6627 chromosome 1, ASM5162203v2, whole genome shotgun sequence:
- the Coa8 gene encoding cytochrome c oxidase assembly factor 8 has product MFRLNIARTMSKMAQSFDLVGPPCPRSHLRPIKLVKSPVESQLQEQYRRARLDLHSWNQAFWASHNTAFVKERELFIAAKSKGETKTLSADEMSIFYKAFLDKNWKTHVNYNVQWYKKNISLFMLSMRVGLENITTKFKL; this is encoded by the exons atgtttcggCTGAATATCGCGAGAACGATGAGTAAAATGGCGCAATCGTTCGATCTGGTTGGGCCACCATGCCCTCGTTCACATTTGCGACCAATCAAGTTAGTCAAATCACCTGTGGAATCTCAATTACAAGAACAATATCGCCGTGCTCGTCTCGATTTACACTCTTGGAATCAAGCATTTTGGGCCTCGCATAACACAGCATTTGTCAAA GAGCGAGAGTTGTTCATTGCTGCGAAGTCAAAAGGTGAAACGAAAACTTTAAGCGCTGATGAAATGAgcattttttacaaagcatttttggataaaaattggaaaactcacGTTAATTACAATGTTCAATGGTATAAAAAGAATATATCATTATTTATGCTATCGATGAGAGTGGGACTTGAAAATATCACTaccaaatttaaattatga
- the LOC143913347 gene encoding uncharacterized protein LOC143913347 — protein sequence MAAIIDTNRHNLAKELSLQKALDKMCSTHSELDHITDFQDKSFTHENNLHDCDIGSTSFNRKDSLSVGTRVHSGEKPHKCDICSKTYATKRSLNAHINIHTGVKPHKCDICLKSFPRIYELSAHMYIHTGLKPHKCDICSKTYTTKRNLRAHINIHSGLKPHKCDICSKSFSTKSNLCSHMGTHRKEKPHKCDICLKSFFRKSKLSSHMGIHTGIKPHKCDICSKSFFGKYRLSAHMGTHTGVKPHKCDICSKSFFTKSNLSSHMCIHSEVKPYKCDICSKSFPRKYDLGAHVGIHTGFKPYKCDICSKTYATKRNLRTHINTHSGVKPHKCDICSKTFFTKYLLGAHMSIHSGVKPYKCDICSKSCITKHNLRAHMNIHTRVKPQRKKANKRLVIKIE from the coding sequence ATGGCAGCAATAATAGATACCAATAGACACAATCTAGCGAAAGAATTGTCATTACAAAAAGCTTTAGATAAGATGTGCTCTACACATTCTGAATTGGACCACATAACAGATTTCCAAGACAAATCATTTACTCATGAAAACAATCTGCATGATTGTGACATTGGTTCAACATCATTTAACAGGAAAGACAGTCTAAGCGTTGGCACGAGGGTTCATAGTGGGGAAAAGccgcacaaatgtgacatttgttcaaaaacatatgCTACGAAACGATCTCTCAATGCGCATATcaatattcatactggggtaaaaccacacaaatgtgacatttgtttaaaatcattccctAGAATATATGAACTcagtgcacatatgtatattcacactggattaaagccacacaaatgtgacatttgttcaaaaacatatacTACGAAACGAAATCTTAGAGCACATATCAATATTCACAGTGggctaaaaccacacaaatgtgacatttgttcaaaatcattctccACAAAATCAAACCTTTGTTCACACATGGGTACTCATAGAAAGGAaaagccacataaatgtgacatttgtttaaaatcattctttAGAAAATCAAAACTTAGttcacatatgggtattcatactgggataaagccacacaaatgtgacatttgttcgaaATCATTCTTTGGTAAGTATCGACTCAGTGCACATATGGGTACTCATACTggagtaaagccacacaaatgtgacatttgttcaaaatcattcttcACAAAATCAAACCTCAGTTCACATATGTGTATTCACAGCGaggtaaagccatacaaatgtgacatttgttcgaaATCATTCCCTAGAAAGTATGATCTCGGTGCACAcgtgggtattcatactggatttaagccgtacaaatgtgacatttgttcaaaaacgtATGCTACGAAACGAAATCTTAGAACACATATCAATACTCATAgtggggtaaaaccacacaaatgtgacatttgttcaaaaacattcttCACAAAATATCTACTCGGTGCACATATGAGTATTCATAGTGgagtaaagccatacaaatgtgacatttgttcaaaatcatgtATTACGAAACATAATCTTAGAGCACACATGAACATTCATACTAGGGTGAAGCCACAAAGAAAGAAAGCTAATAAGAGGCTTgttataaaaatagaataa